The Geodermatophilaceae bacterium NBWT11 genome has a segment encoding these proteins:
- a CDS encoding arginine--tRNA ligase translates to MTPEQLSALVRSVVAGAVERGALAVPVPDDVVVERPRNPEHGDYATTVALKLAKAAGRPPREVAELLAADLREQPGVARVDVAGPGFLNITFTQGALGQIAVDAVAAGAAYGRTDAFAGLKVNLEFVSANPTGPVHIGGTRWAAVGDALGRLLTATGADVSREYYFNDAGSQIDRFARSLMAAAHGQPAPEDGYAGSYIGEIAAAVVAAEPGVAELPEAEQQERFRVRGVELMFAEIKSSLADFGVVFDTYFSEATLHESGALQRAIDTLRARGHVYEADGATWLRTTDFGDDKDRPLVKSDGDYTYFAADCAYYQDKRDRGFDKVVIMLGADHAGYVGRYKALVSALGDDPAQNLEILLGQLVNLVRDGQPLKMSKRAGTVINLADLTEAVGADAARYALARASVDQQIDLDLDLWSRQSSDNPVFYVQYAHARISSLLRGAADLGIALGTADDVDATALAHPRETDLLRAIAEFPRVVTAAAELRAPHRVARYLEELAGTYHRFYDSCRVLPRGDEESTPTTVARLWLCAATATVLRNGLTVLGVHAPERM, encoded by the coding sequence GTGACACCCGAGCAGCTCAGCGCCCTCGTCCGCTCCGTCGTGGCCGGGGCCGTGGAGCGCGGCGCCCTGGCCGTGCCCGTCCCGGACGACGTCGTGGTGGAGCGCCCACGCAACCCCGAGCACGGCGACTACGCGACCACGGTGGCCCTCAAGCTGGCCAAGGCCGCCGGCCGTCCGCCGCGGGAGGTGGCCGAGCTGCTGGCCGCGGACCTGCGGGAGCAGCCGGGCGTGGCGCGGGTCGACGTGGCCGGCCCCGGGTTCCTCAACATCACCTTCACCCAGGGTGCCCTCGGCCAGATCGCGGTCGACGCCGTCGCCGCCGGTGCGGCCTACGGGCGCACCGATGCCTTCGCCGGGCTGAAGGTCAACCTGGAGTTCGTCTCGGCCAACCCGACGGGCCCGGTGCACATCGGCGGCACCCGGTGGGCCGCGGTCGGCGATGCGCTGGGCCGCCTGCTCACCGCCACCGGTGCCGACGTCAGCCGCGAGTACTACTTCAACGACGCCGGTTCCCAGATCGACCGGTTCGCCCGCAGCCTGATGGCCGCCGCGCACGGGCAGCCCGCCCCCGAGGACGGGTACGCCGGCAGCTACATCGGCGAGATCGCCGCGGCCGTGGTCGCGGCCGAGCCCGGGGTGGCCGAGCTCCCCGAGGCCGAGCAGCAGGAGCGCTTCCGGGTGCGCGGGGTCGAGCTGATGTTCGCCGAGATCAAGAGCTCGCTGGCCGACTTCGGCGTCGTCTTCGACACCTACTTCTCCGAGGCGACGCTGCACGAGAGCGGGGCGCTGCAGCGGGCGATCGACACCCTGCGTGCCCGCGGCCACGTCTACGAGGCCGACGGCGCCACCTGGCTCCGGACCACCGACTTCGGGGACGACAAGGACCGGCCGCTGGTCAAGAGCGACGGCGACTACACCTACTTCGCCGCCGACTGCGCCTACTACCAGGACAAGCGGGACCGGGGCTTCGACAAGGTCGTGATCATGCTCGGCGCCGACCACGCCGGGTACGTCGGCCGCTACAAGGCGCTGGTGTCCGCACTGGGCGACGACCCGGCGCAGAACCTGGAGATCCTGCTGGGTCAGCTGGTGAACCTGGTCCGCGACGGCCAGCCGCTGAAGATGAGCAAGCGGGCCGGCACCGTGATCAACCTGGCCGACCTCACCGAGGCCGTCGGCGCCGACGCCGCCCGCTACGCGCTGGCCCGGGCCTCGGTCGACCAGCAGATCGACCTCGACCTGGACCTCTGGAGCCGGCAGTCCAGCGACAACCCGGTCTTCTACGTCCAGTACGCGCACGCCCGGATCTCCTCGCTGCTGCGGGGTGCTGCCGACCTGGGCATCGCCCTGGGCACCGCGGACGACGTCGACGCCACCGCGCTGGCCCACCCCCGGGAGACCGACCTGCTGCGGGCGATCGCCGAGTTCCCCCGGGTGGTCACCGCCGCGGCCGAGCTGCGCGCCCCGCACCGGGTGGCCCGCTACCTGGAGGAGCTGGCCGGGACCTACCACCGGTTCTACGACTCGTGCCGGGTGCTCCCGCGCGGGGACGAGGAGTCCACCCCGACCACCGTCGCCCGCCTGTGGCTGTGCGCGGCGACCGCCACGGTGCTGCGCAACGGCCTGACCGTGCTCGGCGTGCACGCCCCGGAGCGGATGTGA
- a CDS encoding DUF3105 domain-containing protein: protein MPEDPKPENAKPGARPANRTPGKGAGGRAATPAGKGLGGSAGKGGGKGASASRTGKGRTRPATQAAVAKPRPWGLIAAAVAVVVFAGAVIGYAVYAVNRSNADQVTSADQIQGVQTFDYAAGQQHVSTPVDYQQSPPVGGPHDGEWADCTGTVYDVDIRHENAVHGLEHGAVWITYDPDTISDEDLSTLTDLVEGNSGMMLSPYAGLTSPISLQSWNHQLAVDSATDPRVEQFVDFFVFGQDEDGEPLYPEPGASCENPLFAETPLVVGDSSRSGAAEVPTDSETTTAP from the coding sequence TTGCCCGAGGACCCGAAGCCCGAGAACGCCAAGCCCGGGGCCCGCCCGGCGAACCGGACGCCCGGCAAGGGCGCCGGTGGCCGTGCGGCCACCCCGGCAGGCAAGGGCCTGGGCGGCTCGGCCGGCAAGGGCGGCGGCAAGGGCGCGTCGGCCAGCCGCACCGGCAAGGGCCGCACCCGGCCCGCCACCCAGGCCGCCGTCGCGAAGCCCAGGCCGTGGGGCCTCATCGCCGCCGCGGTCGCCGTCGTCGTCTTCGCCGGTGCGGTGATCGGTTACGCCGTCTACGCGGTGAACCGGTCCAACGCCGACCAGGTCACCAGCGCCGACCAGATCCAGGGCGTGCAGACCTTCGACTACGCCGCCGGCCAGCAGCACGTGTCCACCCCGGTGGACTACCAGCAGTCCCCGCCGGTCGGTGGGCCGCACGACGGCGAGTGGGCCGACTGCACCGGCACGGTCTACGACGTCGACATCCGGCACGAGAACGCCGTGCACGGCCTCGAGCACGGTGCCGTGTGGATCACCTACGACCCGGACACGATCAGCGACGAGGACCTGTCCACGCTGACCGACCTGGTCGAGGGCAACTCCGGGATGATGCTGAGCCCCTACGCCGGGCTGACCTCCCCGATCAGCCTGCAGTCCTGGAACCACCAGCTGGCCGTGGACTCCGCGACCGACCCCCGCGTCGAGCAGTTCGTCGACTTCTTCGTGTTCGGCCAGGACGAGGACGGCGAGCCGCTGTACCCCGAGCCGGGTGCCAGCTGCGAGAACCCGCTGTTCGCCGAGACCCCCCTGGTCGTCGGGGACAGCAGCCGGTCCGGTGCCGCCGAGGTGCCCACCGACAGCGAGACGACGACCGCTCCGTGA
- a CDS encoding DUF305 domain-containing protein — translation MTSDPETTPDTDGGPARGPVRWVSGLLVAVIAVAALLAGGGLAVALGIGRTDDPTVGSVDVGFAQDMSRHHLQAVEMANLAPDRSTDPEVRQLAFDISATQTNQAGRMQGWLSLWGAPITNRDTMTWMGEGAHDHAMAEGDLMPGMATEDELAELRSLSGTAFDVRFLQLMIRHHQGGLEMATEGADRASVGVVRGLARSIAETQAAESTTMAQMLAARGASPLPAP, via the coding sequence GTGACGAGCGACCCGGAGACCACCCCCGACACCGACGGCGGCCCCGCCCGTGGGCCGGTCCGGTGGGTCAGCGGGTTGCTCGTCGCGGTGATCGCCGTGGCGGCGCTGCTGGCCGGCGGCGGGCTGGCGGTGGCCCTGGGCATCGGGCGCACCGACGACCCCACGGTCGGCTCGGTCGACGTCGGGTTCGCCCAGGACATGTCCCGCCACCACCTGCAGGCCGTGGAGATGGCCAACCTGGCCCCCGACCGCAGCACCGACCCCGAGGTCCGTCAGCTGGCCTTCGACATCTCGGCCACCCAGACCAACCAGGCCGGCCGCATGCAGGGCTGGCTGTCGCTGTGGGGAGCCCCGATCACCAACCGGGACACCATGACCTGGATGGGCGAGGGTGCGCACGACCACGCGATGGCCGAGGGCGACCTGATGCCCGGCATGGCCACCGAGGACGAGCTCGCCGAACTGCGGTCGCTGAGCGGCACCGCCTTCGACGTCCGGTTCCTGCAGCTGATGATCCGGCACCACCAGGGCGGGCTGGAGATGGCGACCGAGGGGGCCGACCGCGCCTCCGTCGGCGTCGTCCGCGGCCTGGCCCGGTCGATCGCGGAGACCCAGGCGGCGGAGTCCACGACCATGGCCCAGATGCTGGCCGCGCGGGGCGCCTCGCCCCTGCCCGCACCCTGA
- a CDS encoding SRPBCC family protein → MPRSMTVSDTVLVSAPPATVYALVADPTRTAEWSPENRGARTPGAGPLAVGAVFTGRNERHGARWTTECVVTAADPGERFAFRVRAIGLRTPRVRARIARWEHRLEATSDGGTRVTQTWTDERRWPDPVAAVVDRVLTRSSFAAFQRENLATSLARLKQLVEA, encoded by the coding sequence GTGCCGCGCTCGATGACGGTCTCGGACACCGTGCTGGTGTCCGCCCCGCCGGCCACGGTGTACGCCCTGGTCGCCGACCCCACCCGCACCGCGGAGTGGAGCCCGGAGAACCGGGGTGCCCGCACGCCCGGCGCCGGTCCGCTGGCCGTCGGGGCGGTGTTCACCGGCCGCAACGAGCGGCACGGCGCCCGCTGGACCACCGAGTGCGTGGTCACCGCCGCCGACCCCGGCGAGCGGTTCGCCTTCCGGGTGCGGGCGATCGGGCTGCGCACGCCGCGGGTGCGGGCCCGGATCGCCCGCTGGGAGCACCGGCTGGAGGCCACCTCCGACGGCGGCACCCGGGTCACCCAGACCTGGACCGACGAGCGACGCTGGCCGGACCCGGTGGCCGCGGTCGTCGACCGGGTGCTGACCCGCAGCAGCTTCGCGGCCTTCCAGCGGGAGAACCTGGCCACCAGCCTGGCCCGGCTGAAGCAGCTGGTCGAGGCGTGA
- a CDS encoding MFS transporter has protein sequence MFGIGWGANQFVSLLVAYRQSAGFGVVTVDGLVGVYAVGLIPALLVLGPVSDRYGRSPVLKVAAVVSLLATVVLMLGGLPALFAGRFLAGLASGAAFAAGSAWVKELSSPPYDTTSPDGTGARRAAMALTAGFGLGPVVAGLVAQWAPAPLVLCYVPHLLVMAAVLVPLWRTPETVDAGHEGGSVLRRMRVSSVRLPRFRRLVAPVAPWVFGGATVSIAVLPGLVAPSVTGYEVAFNALVAGVTLGTGFAVQPLGRRLAATDTRRGAGVGALAVTAGLLLAALAAATTSPWAVLAAAVVLGAGYGLCLVAGLVETQRLAPPHELAGLTAVFYALTYLGFAAPVLLAALSAVAPYPVLLLVLAALAAVTALATRRPDPV, from the coding sequence ATGTTCGGGATCGGCTGGGGTGCCAACCAGTTCGTCAGCCTGCTGGTGGCCTACCGGCAGAGCGCGGGCTTCGGCGTCGTCACCGTCGACGGGCTGGTCGGGGTGTACGCCGTCGGGCTGATCCCGGCGCTGCTGGTGCTCGGCCCGGTGTCGGACCGCTACGGCCGGTCCCCCGTGCTCAAGGTCGCCGCCGTGGTCAGCCTGCTGGCCACCGTGGTGCTCATGCTCGGCGGGCTCCCGGCGCTGTTCGCCGGTCGGTTCCTCGCCGGGCTGGCCAGCGGTGCGGCCTTCGCCGCCGGGTCGGCGTGGGTGAAGGAGCTGTCCAGCCCGCCCTACGACACCACCTCCCCCGACGGCACCGGCGCCCGCCGGGCCGCGATGGCGCTCACCGCGGGCTTCGGCCTGGGCCCGGTCGTCGCCGGCCTGGTCGCGCAGTGGGCCCCGGCCCCCCTGGTGCTCTGCTACGTGCCGCACCTGCTGGTGATGGCCGCGGTGCTGGTGCCGCTGTGGCGCACGCCCGAGACGGTGGACGCCGGCCACGAGGGCGGGTCGGTGCTGCGCCGGATGCGGGTGTCGTCGGTGCGGCTCCCCCGGTTCCGGCGACTGGTCGCCCCGGTCGCGCCGTGGGTGTTCGGCGGCGCCACCGTGTCGATCGCGGTGCTGCCCGGCCTGGTCGCCCCCTCGGTCACCGGCTACGAGGTCGCCTTCAACGCCCTGGTCGCCGGGGTCACGCTGGGCACCGGCTTCGCCGTGCAGCCCCTGGGCCGTCGGCTGGCGGCCACCGACACCCGCCGCGGCGCCGGGGTCGGCGCCCTCGCGGTCACCGCCGGGCTGCTGCTGGCCGCGCTGGCCGCCGCGACGACCTCCCCGTGGGCGGTGCTGGCCGCCGCCGTGGTGCTGGGCGCGGGCTACGGGCTCTGCCTGGTCGCCGGTCTGGTGGAGACCCAGCGGCTGGCGCCGCCGCACGAGCTGGCCGGCCTGACCGCGGTCTTCTACGCGCTCACCTACCTGGGGTTCGCCGCCCCGGTGCTGCTCGCCGCGCTCTCGGCGGTGGCGCCCTACCCGGTGCTGCTGCTCGTGCTGGCGGCACTCGCAGCGGTCACCGCCCTCGCGACCCGGCGCCCAGACCCCGTCTGA
- a CDS encoding ABC-F family ATP-binding cassette domain-containing protein → MTATLLARGLAAGHGAKVLFADLDLVVAPGDVVGLVGVNGAGKSTLLRTLAGLLPAEAGAVSVSPPSATVGYLPQEHERRDDETVLEALARRTGVARAQAVMDDALTALTEGAAGADDAYADALERWLSLGGADLEDRAEEVVATVAPGVALDAPTAGLSGGQAARVGLASLLLSRYDVLLLDEPTNDLDLAGLTQLEDFVTGLRTGVVVVSHDREFLSRTVTRVVELDLPQQLVRVHDGGYEAYLAEREVARRHAREEYDEYADTKAGLEARGRMQRNWMAKGVRDSIKKSKDGDKHVKAAQRASSEKQAAKAKQTDRRIERLEVVEEPRKEWELRMEIAAAPRAGAVVATLRGAVVRRGDFTLGPVDLQVDWGDRVAITGANGSGKSTLLAALLGRVELAEGAGSLGSGVRLGEVDQVRGAFLGEETLAAAFGAEVPDLPDAEVRTLLAKFGLRADHVLRAAGTLSPGERTRAALALLQARGVNVLVLDEPTNHLDLPAIEQLEQALADYTGTLLLVTHDRRMLEAVATTRRLTVSAGRVSED, encoded by the coding sequence GTGACCGCCACCCTCCTCGCCCGCGGTCTGGCCGCCGGACACGGCGCCAAGGTGCTCTTCGCCGACCTGGACCTCGTCGTCGCCCCCGGGGACGTCGTCGGGCTGGTCGGGGTGAACGGCGCGGGCAAGTCGACCCTGCTGCGCACCCTGGCCGGTCTGCTGCCCGCCGAGGCCGGTGCGGTCTCGGTGTCCCCGCCCTCGGCCACGGTCGGGTACCTGCCCCAGGAGCACGAGCGCCGGGACGACGAGACCGTGCTCGAGGCCCTCGCCCGACGCACCGGGGTGGCCCGCGCCCAGGCGGTGATGGACGACGCGCTGACGGCGCTCACCGAGGGCGCCGCCGGGGCCGACGACGCCTACGCCGACGCGCTGGAGCGCTGGCTCTCCCTGGGTGGGGCCGACCTGGAGGACCGCGCGGAGGAGGTGGTGGCCACCGTCGCGCCGGGGGTGGCGTTGGACGCGCCCACGGCGGGTCTGTCCGGCGGGCAGGCCGCCCGGGTGGGGCTGGCCTCGTTGCTGCTCAGCCGCTACGACGTGCTGCTGCTCGACGAGCCCACGAACGACCTGGACCTGGCCGGGCTGACCCAGCTGGAGGACTTCGTCACCGGGCTGCGCACCGGGGTGGTCGTGGTCAGCCACGACCGGGAGTTCCTGTCCCGCACGGTGACCCGGGTGGTCGAGCTGGACCTGCCCCAGCAGCTCGTGCGGGTGCACGACGGCGGCTACGAGGCCTACCTGGCCGAGCGGGAGGTGGCCCGCCGGCACGCCCGCGAGGAGTACGACGAGTACGCCGACACCAAGGCCGGGCTCGAGGCGCGCGGGCGGATGCAGCGCAACTGGATGGCCAAGGGCGTCCGGGACTCGATCAAGAAGAGCAAGGACGGCGACAAGCACGTCAAGGCCGCTCAGCGGGCGTCCTCGGAGAAGCAGGCGGCCAAGGCCAAGCAGACCGACCGGCGGATCGAGCGGCTGGAGGTGGTCGAGGAACCACGCAAGGAGTGGGAGCTGCGGATGGAGATCGCCGCCGCGCCCCGCGCCGGTGCCGTGGTGGCCACGCTGCGCGGCGCCGTCGTCCGGCGGGGCGACTTCACCCTGGGCCCGGTGGACCTGCAGGTCGACTGGGGCGACCGGGTGGCGATCACCGGGGCCAACGGGTCGGGCAAGTCCACCCTGCTGGCCGCGCTGCTGGGCCGGGTGGAGCTCGCCGAGGGCGCGGGGTCGCTCGGCTCGGGCGTGCGGCTGGGCGAGGTGGACCAGGTCCGCGGGGCGTTCCTGGGGGAGGAGACGCTCGCCGCGGCCTTCGGGGCCGAGGTGCCCGACCTGCCCGACGCCGAGGTGCGCACCCTGCTGGCCAAGTTCGGCCTGCGCGCCGACCACGTGCTGCGCGCGGCGGGCACCCTGTCGCCGGGGGAGCGGACCCGGGCCGCACTGGCGCTGCTGCAGGCCCGGGGGGTGAACGTGCTGGTGCTCGACGAGCCGACCAACCACCTCGACCTGCCGGCGATCGAGCAGCTGGAGCAGGCGCTGGCCGACTACACCGGCACCCTGCTGCTGGTCACCCACGACCGCCGGATGCTCGAGGCCGTGGCCACCACCCGGCGGCTGACGGTCAGCGCGGGACGGGTGTCCGAGGACTGA
- a CDS encoding adenylate/guanylate cyclase domain-containing protein, translating to MDRLLLGGPRRWTRLQVAEQAGVPPERTQRLWRALGFADVGDDEPAFTDSDVAALGSLSALIDSGFVDLESEASIARAMGQSLSRLADWQTDMLAALLTERSEGSGPSLDTVRSAEVLLPLLRDVQDHVWRRHLAANADRLSAVGSGAAVDRRELAVGFADLVGYTSRSRGMGGRELGAMVEDFEGLTADLVARHHGRVVKTVGDGVLFTCTSAVQAVEIGLRLPEEWAADDRPPLRVGAAYGTVLTRLGDVYSPVVNLASRLTSLGRPGTLLVDQELARRLRGRRAYRVRPLRRVSVRGYDHLQPWLVRRRPGEPVPGEDAGPLEDLLDEIADDVLG from the coding sequence CTGGACCGGCTGCTGCTGGGCGGGCCCCGGCGGTGGACCCGGCTGCAGGTCGCCGAGCAGGCCGGTGTCCCCCCGGAGCGCACCCAGCGGCTGTGGCGGGCGCTGGGCTTCGCCGACGTCGGGGACGACGAACCGGCGTTCACCGACTCCGACGTCGCCGCCCTCGGCTCGCTGTCGGCGCTGATCGACTCGGGGTTCGTCGACCTGGAGAGCGAGGCCTCGATCGCCCGGGCCATGGGCCAGTCGCTGTCCCGGCTGGCCGACTGGCAGACCGACATGCTGGCCGCGCTGCTCACCGAGCGGTCCGAGGGGTCGGGCCCCTCGCTGGACACGGTCCGCTCGGCCGAGGTGCTGCTGCCGCTGCTGCGTGACGTGCAGGACCACGTGTGGCGCCGCCACCTGGCGGCCAACGCCGACCGGTTGTCGGCGGTCGGGTCCGGTGCCGCCGTGGACCGCCGGGAGCTCGCGGTGGGGTTCGCCGACCTGGTGGGCTACACCTCGCGCAGCCGCGGCATGGGCGGACGCGAGCTGGGCGCGATGGTCGAGGACTTCGAGGGCCTGACCGCCGACCTGGTCGCCCGGCACCACGGGCGGGTGGTGAAGACCGTCGGCGACGGGGTGCTGTTCACCTGCACGTCGGCGGTGCAGGCGGTGGAGATCGGGCTGCGGCTGCCCGAGGAGTGGGCCGCTGACGACCGGCCGCCGCTGCGGGTCGGCGCAGCGTACGGCACCGTGCTCACCCGGCTCGGCGACGTCTACTCACCGGTGGTCAACCTGGCCAGCCGGCTCACCTCGCTGGGCCGGCCGGGCACCCTGCTCGTCGACCAGGAGCTGGCCCGCCGGCTGCGCGGACGGCGGGCCTACCGCGTCCGGCCGCTGCGCCGGGTGTCGGTGCGCGGCTACGACCACCTGCAGCCCTGGCTGGTGCGTCGCCGCCCGGGCGAGCCGGTGCCCGGGGAGGACGCCGGCCCGCTGGAGGACCTCCTCGACGAGATCGCCGACGACGTCCTCGGTTAG
- a CDS encoding universal stress protein, with the protein MSAYRTVVVGTDGSESSLRAVARAGALAGACGATLVIACAYLPTELDDREAQRTADVLKDEAYQVMGSSPAEETVRTAQERATAAGAGQVRTVAVVGSPVEALLDVVRRESADLLVVGNRGLAGIKGRLLGSVPADATRRSDVDVLIVHTTD; encoded by the coding sequence GTGTCTGCCTATCGGACGGTCGTCGTCGGCACGGACGGGTCGGAGTCCTCGTTGCGTGCGGTCGCGCGCGCCGGGGCGCTCGCCGGGGCCTGCGGCGCCACGCTGGTGATCGCCTGCGCCTACCTGCCCACCGAGCTCGACGACCGCGAGGCCCAGCGCACCGCCGACGTGCTCAAGGACGAGGCCTACCAGGTCATGGGGTCCTCCCCGGCCGAGGAGACCGTCCGCACCGCGCAGGAGCGGGCCACCGCGGCGGGCGCGGGCCAGGTGCGCACCGTCGCCGTCGTCGGCTCGCCGGTCGAGGCCCTGCTGGACGTCGTCCGCCGGGAGTCCGCCGACCTGCTCGTGGTCGGCAACCGGGGGCTCGCCGGGATCAAGGGCCGCCTGCTGGGCTCGGTGCCCGCCGACGCCACCCGCCGCTCGGACGTCGACGTGCTGATCGTGCACACCACGGACTGA
- a CDS encoding ankyrin repeat domain-containing protein: protein MTAQRLAGLIDAGDTAAVSAAVAEQPRLVGIAVERDGQDGWTPLHLAVASGSQATVEVLVAAGADLDARTEHGRTPLQVALESAPDLVPVLQSLGAPVDAATASFTGDRETLLAALDGGAPLTDPHSGVDLLTWAAFGGRMETVQLLLDRGADADGGALQAAAGGVHPDVVDVLLGAGARVDRRDPDTGRTALHAAVAAGARPHAPDVVARLLAAGADVDATTADGASALDIAQIAAARERPGSAGGATPHDELVRLLEEHRVRD, encoded by the coding sequence ATGACCGCCCAGCGCCTGGCCGGGCTGATCGACGCCGGGGACACCGCCGCGGTCTCGGCCGCCGTCGCCGAACAGCCCCGGCTGGTCGGCATCGCGGTGGAGCGGGACGGCCAGGACGGGTGGACCCCGCTGCACCTGGCCGTGGCCTCCGGCTCCCAGGCGACCGTCGAGGTGCTGGTCGCCGCCGGCGCGGACCTCGACGCGCGCACCGAGCACGGCCGCACGCCGTTGCAGGTCGCCCTGGAGTCCGCGCCCGACCTCGTACCGGTGCTGCAGTCCCTCGGCGCCCCGGTCGACGCGGCCACCGCCTCGTTCACCGGCGACCGGGAGACCCTGCTCGCCGCCCTCGACGGCGGTGCCCCCCTCACCGACCCGCACAGCGGGGTGGACCTGCTGACCTGGGCGGCGTTCGGTGGCCGCATGGAGACCGTGCAGCTGCTCCTGGACCGGGGCGCCGACGCCGACGGCGGCGCCCTGCAGGCCGCGGCCGGTGGTGTGCACCCCGACGTCGTCGACGTGCTGCTCGGTGCCGGCGCCCGGGTCGACCGCCGCGACCCCGACACCGGGCGGACCGCACTGCACGCCGCGGTCGCCGCCGGTGCCCGGCCGCACGCACCCGACGTCGTCGCCCGGCTGCTGGCCGCCGGCGCCGACGTCGACGCGACCACGGCCGACGGCGCCAGCGCCCTGGACATCGCCCAGATCGCCGCGGCGCGCGAGCGCCCCGGCTCCGCCGGTGGCGCCACCCCGCACGACGAGCTGGTCCGGCTGCTTGAGGAGCACCGCGTCCGCGACTGA